One genomic region from Nostoc sphaeroides encodes:
- a CDS encoding site-2 protease family protein, translating to MAFWFLFILLLGLATYLMVQHSVAQITRTPVWLLWLVLMAPALLLSGWTLMYGPKQPPPPALILWSIFVSTVLYWTLFQWGRRSARDTQAQTQAQASESPPTIQPIAEPIVRPIELTEETQLRNCFPWSVYYVQNIEYRPQAVICRGQLRTKASNAYQQIKTNIEAQFGDRFLLIFQEGMDSKPFFVLVPNTQAAKERNTPRREQERLTRPGLALLLLAATLVTTTLVGVEIAGVSLPPISQTGSLFKVLSNPDVLFKGLPYALGLMTILGIHELGHYLTAKFYKIRSTLPYFIPIPFFLGTFGAFIQMRSPIPNRKALFDISIAGPIAGFVVTVPLLIWGLAHSDVVSITEKTQLLNPDALNPKYSILLAVLSKLALGSQLTAKSALDLHPVAVAGFLGLIVTALNLMPVGQLDGGHIVHAMFGQRTAMIIGQIARVLLLLLALVREEFLVWAIILLFMPLIDEPALNDVTELDNQRDIWGLLAMALLIVIILPLPQAIANFLQI from the coding sequence ATGGCATTTTGGTTTCTATTTATCCTCCTACTGGGGCTAGCTACTTATCTAATGGTGCAGCACAGCGTCGCTCAGATCACCCGGACGCCAGTATGGTTGTTGTGGCTGGTTTTAATGGCACCAGCATTACTGTTGAGTGGATGGACGCTGATGTATGGGCCGAAACAACCCCCGCCGCCAGCGCTGATTCTTTGGTCGATATTTGTCTCCACAGTGTTGTACTGGACATTGTTTCAATGGGGACGTCGATCGGCAAGAGATACACAGGCCCAAACTCAAGCCCAAGCCTCAGAATCACCGCCGACTATCCAGCCTATTGCAGAACCAATAGTGCGTCCCATTGAGCTAACAGAAGAAACTCAACTACGAAATTGTTTTCCTTGGTCTGTATACTACGTTCAAAATATTGAGTATCGACCACAAGCCGTGATTTGCCGTGGTCAGTTGCGAACTAAAGCTAGCAACGCCTACCAGCAGATTAAAACTAATATTGAAGCACAATTTGGCGATCGCTTCTTGCTGATCTTTCAAGAAGGTATGGATAGCAAACCTTTCTTTGTGCTAGTTCCCAACACTCAAGCTGCTAAAGAGAGAAATACACCACGACGCGAACAGGAACGCTTAACTCGTCCAGGATTAGCACTTCTACTGCTAGCAGCTACTTTGGTAACTACTACCTTGGTGGGAGTGGAAATTGCTGGTGTTTCTCTGCCGCCCATATCACAAACTGGTTCTTTGTTCAAAGTTCTATCTAACCCAGATGTTCTATTCAAGGGATTGCCTTATGCTTTAGGGTTAATGACTATTTTGGGCATTCACGAACTTGGGCATTATTTGACAGCTAAATTCTACAAGATTCGCTCGACGTTGCCTTACTTTATTCCCATACCTTTCTTCTTGGGAACTTTTGGTGCATTTATTCAGATGCGTAGTCCCATTCCCAACCGCAAAGCTTTATTTGACATTAGTATCGCTGGGCCAATTGCAGGCTTTGTCGTGACAGTGCCATTACTAATATGGGGCTTGGCTCATTCTGATGTGGTTTCCATCACTGAAAAAACCCAACTTTTAAATCCTGATGCTCTTAATCCCAAGTATTCCATTTTACTTGCGGTACTATCGAAGTTAGCCTTGGGTAGTCAGTTAACGGCAAAATCAGCCCTTGATTTGCATCCAGTTGCAGTAGCTGGTTTTTTGGGACTAATTGTCACAGCCTTAAATTTAATGCCTGTGGGACAGCTAGATGGAGGTCACATTGTCCATGCGATGTTTGGACAACGAACTGCGATGATTATTGGTCAAATTGCTCGCGTGTTGTTGCTATTACTGGCTTTAGTAAGAGAAGAATTTTTGGTGTGGGCGATTATCTTATTATTTATGCCATTAATTGATGAACCTGCATTGAATGATGTCACTGAATTGGATAACCAGCGTGACATTTGGGGATTACTGGCAATGGCGTTGTTGATTGTAATTATTTTGCCACTACCGCAGGCGATCGCTAACTTTTTGCAAATTTAA
- a CDS encoding MBL fold metallo-hydrolase, protein MCPLPQVPSHTTKPPRAVFPNEVPSGGSLQSDFAPESIFAFPPNRDTLGGTSYLIVRNEGNILIDCPALDQTNLDFLRCLRRATPTHGGVRWLFLTHRGAIGKTAEFQQTFGCEVLIQEQEAYLLPGLTVTTFRQEFTLDAATQVIWTPGHSPGSSCLYYSELGGILFSGRHLLPNQQGEPVPLRTAKTFHWPRQINSLRLLLERFTPETLRYICPGANTGFLRGKRFIDQAYQHLACLDLAALLPIQPL, encoded by the coding sequence ATGTGCCCTTTACCTCAAGTGCCAAGTCATACAACTAAGCCACCACGGGCTGTCTTTCCTAACGAAGTTCCTAGCGGAGGTTCTCTACAATCGGACTTCGCACCAGAGAGCATTTTTGCTTTTCCACCCAATCGGGACACATTAGGGGGAACCTCTTATCTTATTGTAAGAAATGAAGGTAATATCCTCATAGATTGCCCTGCCCTAGACCAAACAAATCTAGATTTTTTGCGATGCCTCCGGCGGGCTACGCCTACGCATGGTGGCGTGCGTTGGTTATTTCTCACCCATCGAGGCGCTATTGGCAAGACTGCTGAATTTCAGCAAACCTTTGGCTGCGAGGTGCTGATTCAAGAGCAAGAAGCTTATTTATTACCAGGCTTAACCGTAACTACCTTTAGGCAGGAATTTACTCTTGATGCAGCTACACAAGTAATTTGGACACCAGGTCATTCTCCCGGCTCATCTTGTCTCTACTACAGTGAACTTGGAGGTATATTATTTTCTGGTCGCCATTTACTCCCTAACCAGCAGGGTGAACCAGTACCATTACGGACAGCTAAAACCTTTCACTGGCCAAGGCAAATTAACAGTCTTCGATTATTGTTAGAACGTTTTACACCAGAAACTCTCCGGTATATTTGTCCTGGCGCTAATACAGGTTTTCTCAGAGGCAAGCGATTCATAGATCAAGCTTATCAGCACCTCGCCTGTCTGGATTTAGCAGCTTTGCTGCCGATACAGCCGCTTTAA
- the ctpA gene encoding carboxyl-terminal processing protease CtpA produces MGFMNKQVFRVGFSLLMAFWLALGTLTQPAMALTTEQKLVSEVWRIVNRTYLDETFNHQNWAAVRQKVLEKPLTDSNASYAAIGKMLKSLDDPFTRFLDPEQYRSLQVNTSGELTGVGLQIALNPETGKLEVVAPIAGSPADKAGIRPRDRILKIEGVSTENLTLDEAATKMRGPSGSLVTLLIERDGEAETEIRLTRDRIALNPVVSDLRVSTEGTPIGYLRLTQFNANASTELAHAISSLEKKGAAAYILDLRNNPGGLLQSGIEIARLWLDSGTIVYTVNRQGIQGSFEAFGPALTTDPLVILVNQGTASASEILAGALQDNGRAQLVGETTFGKGLIQSLFELSDGSGLAVTIAKYETPQHRDINKLGIKPDKVISQEPINREQIGTEADLQYQAAVELLKKDSVVAGKA; encoded by the coding sequence ATGGGGTTCATGAATAAACAAGTCTTTCGGGTTGGATTTTCATTGTTAATGGCGTTTTGGTTGGCGTTGGGTACGCTCACCCAGCCGGCGATGGCTTTGACGACAGAACAAAAGCTGGTTTCGGAAGTTTGGCGAATTGTTAATCGCACTTATCTAGATGAGACGTTTAATCATCAAAACTGGGCGGCTGTGCGGCAAAAGGTTCTAGAGAAGCCACTGACAGACTCAAATGCCAGTTATGCGGCAATTGGGAAGATGCTCAAGAGCCTCGATGATCCTTTTACCCGCTTTTTAGATCCAGAACAGTACCGCAGCTTACAGGTCAATACTTCTGGGGAACTGACTGGGGTTGGATTACAAATTGCCCTAAATCCTGAGACTGGGAAGTTGGAAGTAGTTGCTCCCATAGCAGGTTCACCAGCAGATAAAGCGGGAATTAGACCACGCGATCGCATTCTCAAAATTGAAGGCGTTTCTACAGAAAATCTTACCCTTGATGAAGCTGCGACTAAAATGCGCGGCCCCAGTGGCAGCCTTGTGACTCTCCTGATCGAACGGGACGGAGAGGCAGAAACGGAAATTAGACTGACACGCGATCGCATTGCTCTCAACCCTGTGGTTTCGGATTTGCGTGTTTCTACTGAGGGTACGCCCATTGGCTACCTTCGTCTGACTCAATTCAATGCCAACGCCTCAACGGAATTGGCACATGCTATTTCTAGTCTAGAAAAAAAAGGCGCTGCTGCCTACATTCTGGATTTACGAAATAATCCTGGGGGGTTATTACAATCAGGAATTGAAATCGCCCGTCTGTGGTTAGACTCTGGTACTATCGTCTACACTGTTAACCGACAAGGTATTCAAGGTAGTTTTGAAGCCTTTGGCCCAGCCCTGACGACCGATCCTCTGGTGATTTTGGTGAATCAAGGAACTGCTAGTGCTAGTGAAATTCTTGCTGGCGCACTCCAAGATAATGGTCGCGCCCAGTTGGTAGGCGAAACTACTTTTGGAAAGGGCTTAATTCAATCTTTATTTGAATTATCAGATGGTTCGGGCTTGGCAGTCACAATTGCTAAGTATGAAACTCCTCAACATCGGGATATCAATAAACTAGGTATTAAGCCGGATAAAGTGATTTCCCAAGAGCCAATTAACCGCGAACAGATTGGCACCGAAGCGGATCTGCAATATCAAGCAGCAGTGGAACTTTTGAAGAAAGACTCGGTTGTGGCGGGGAAGGCTTAA
- a CDS encoding phycobiliprotein lyase, whose translation MNIEEFFQLSTGKWFSHRTSQHLAFNQSQESKSDIIIEALALDDPKVIKLCQQYEINPSSASCAAKISWNGTIEKDQTKHSGSTVLVSVTDADNPGQGKLLREVVDTDKTPVAGHYKFDSDGALILTIEDETMSLEERLWFASPNLRMRVNVLKSFDGFSIASFTSEIRMGGFPPAAKASEAANSVSS comes from the coding sequence ATGAATATTGAAGAGTTTTTTCAGTTAAGTACTGGTAAATGGTTTTCTCATCGGACTAGTCAACATTTGGCTTTTAACCAATCTCAAGAGAGTAAGTCAGACATCATCATTGAGGCGCTGGCACTAGATGATCCAAAAGTGATCAAACTGTGTCAACAGTATGAAATTAATCCTAGTTCCGCCTCTTGTGCTGCCAAAATTAGCTGGAACGGCACAATAGAAAAAGATCAAACAAAACACAGTGGTTCAACTGTATTAGTTTCTGTAACTGATGCAGATAATCCTGGTCAAGGTAAGTTACTGCGGGAAGTGGTTGATACCGATAAAACTCCAGTTGCCGGACACTATAAATTTGATAGTGATGGTGCTTTGATCCTAACTATAGAGGATGAAACCATGTCGTTAGAGGAGCGCCTGTGGTTTGCTAGCCCCAATTTACGAATGCGGGTAAATGTCCTCAAGAGTTTTGATGGATTTAGTATCGCTTCCTTTACTTCTGAGATTCGCATGGGCGGCTTTCCACCAGCTGCGAAGGCTTCCGAGGCGGCTAATTCAGTATCGAGTTAG